The Lacrimispora xylanolytica genome has a segment encoding these proteins:
- the lepB gene encoding signal peptidase I has protein sequence MEFYHSDDNNKLRHVINWIVDIVVVIAFAWFLVYSLGTQIVIAGHSMYPLLSSDDVVLMDRLAYDFGHPGRFDVVVFQREDRKMNVKRVIGLPGETVQIKNEEIYIDGEKLKQPAGLGRVSLAGLAEKPVKLGEEEYFLLGDNRDSSEDSRFANIGNVSSSQIQGKVWFRMLPLVKMELIRSK, from the coding sequence ATGGAATTTTATCACAGTGATGACAATAATAAGCTCCGTCATGTAATCAACTGGATTGTTGATATTGTTGTAGTAATCGCGTTTGCATGGTTTCTGGTTTATTCTTTGGGAACACAGATTGTAATTGCAGGGCATTCCATGTATCCCCTTCTTTCTTCAGATGATGTGGTGTTGATGGACCGTCTTGCTTATGATTTTGGACATCCCGGCAGATTTGATGTGGTGGTGTTTCAAAGAGAAGACCGCAAGATGAATGTAAAACGAGTCATAGGATTGCCGGGTGAAACCGTGCAGATTAAAAATGAAGAGATCTACATTGATGGTGAGAAATTAAAACAACCGGCAGGTCTTGGCCGGGTATCTTTAGCTGGACTGGCGGAAAAACCAGTAAAGCTGGGAGAAGAAGAATACTTTCTGCTGGGAGATAACAGAGACAGCAGTGAGGACAGCCGATTTGCTAATATCGGTAATGTAAGCAGCAGTCAGATTCAGGGTAAGGTCTGGTTTCGTATGCTGCCGTTGGTAAAGATGGAATTAATTCGTTCGAAATAG
- the ylqF gene encoding ribosome biogenesis GTPase YlqF, giving the protein MNIQWYPGHMTKAKRAMKEDIKLIDLIIELVDARVPLSSRNPDIDDLGAGKARMVLLNKSDLADERYNNAWTEYFEAQGFHVVKVNSKSGSGLKQINGVVQEACKEKIERDRRRGILNRPVRAMVVGIPNVGKSTFINSFAGKACAKTGNKPGVTKGNQWIRLNKSLELLDTPGILWPRFEDQQVGIRLALIGSINDQILNKDELAIELIRFLKRDYPNVLKERFGIETEDEYQILKEVAKARACLQKGGEYDLIKASNILIDDYRNGKLGRMTLEFPIKTAE; this is encoded by the coding sequence ATGAATATACAATGGTATCCAGGTCATATGACCAAAGCCAAAAGGGCTATGAAAGAAGACATCAAATTAATCGATCTGATTATTGAGCTTGTGGACGCGAGGGTTCCCCTAAGCAGCAGAAATCCGGATATCGATGATTTGGGAGCTGGAAAGGCACGTATGGTTCTGCTTAATAAGTCAGATCTTGCAGATGAACGCTATAACAATGCATGGACAGAATATTTTGAGGCTCAGGGTTTTCATGTGGTTAAGGTCAACTCAAAGAGCGGCTCAGGTCTTAAGCAGATTAATGGTGTGGTTCAGGAAGCTTGTAAGGAAAAGATAGAAAGAGACCGAAGAAGGGGAATTTTAAACCGGCCGGTACGTGCCATGGTTGTAGGAATTCCCAACGTAGGTAAATCTACCTTTATCAATTCCTTTGCAGGAAAAGCTTGTGCAAAAACAGGGAATAAACCGGGAGTCACCAAAGGCAACCAGTGGATCCGTTTGAATAAGAGTCTGGAGCTTCTTGATACTCCTGGAATCTTATGGCCAAGGTTTGAGGATCAGCAGGTGGGAATCCGTCTTGCTCTTATTGGATCAATTAATGACCAGATCTTAAATAAAGACGAACTTGCCATAGAACTGATCCGTTTCTTAAAACGGGATTATCCCAATGTTCTTAAGGAACGGTTTGGAATAGAAACAGAAGATGAGTATCAGATACTGAAAGAGGTGGCGAAAGCCAGAGCCTGCCTTCAAAAGGGTGGGGAATACGACTTGATCAAAGCCTCCAATATATTGATTGACGATTATAGAAACGGAAAGCTTGGACGCATGACCTTGGAATTTCCTATAAAAACAGCAGAGTAA
- a CDS encoding ribonuclease HII, whose translation MRKLTEEKLLAEQERLEKMKEYEYAYEDHVLVCGIDEVGRGPLAGPVVAGAVILPRDCQILYLNDSKKLSEKKREALFLEIKEKAVAYAVGVIGAEKVDEINILQATYEAMRLAVSKLGTQPQVLLNDAVTIPGLTMEQVPIIKGDAKSVSIAAASVLAKVTRDHMMEEYDTLFPQYGFAKHKGYGTAAHISALKEYGPCPIHRRSFIKNFTD comes from the coding sequence ATGAGAAAATTAACAGAAGAAAAACTCTTAGCGGAACAGGAACGCTTAGAGAAGATGAAAGAGTATGAATATGCATACGAAGACCATGTGCTGGTTTGTGGCATTGATGAAGTAGGCAGAGGCCCTCTCGCAGGTCCTGTTGTGGCAGGAGCTGTAATACTGCCAAGAGATTGTCAGATCCTATACTTAAACGATTCCAAGAAGCTCTCAGAAAAGAAGAGAGAAGCTCTGTTTTTGGAAATCAAAGAAAAGGCCGTGGCTTACGCCGTTGGAGTCATTGGTGCAGAAAAGGTTGATGAAATCAATATTTTACAGGCGACCTATGAAGCTATGAGGCTGGCAGTCAGTAAGCTTGGAACTCAGCCTCAGGTGCTTCTAAATGATGCTGTTACCATTCCGGGCCTAACCATGGAACAGGTTCCCATTATAAAAGGAGATGCAAAGAGCGTATCCATAGCAGCCGCCAGTGTCTTAGCAAAGGTGACAAGAGATCATATGATGGAAGAGTATGATACCTTATTCCCTCAATATGGCTTTGCAAAGCACAAAGGGTATGGCACTGCGGCTCATATCAGTGCACTGAAAGAATATGGTCCCTGCCCCATTCACCGCCGCAGTTTCATTAAAAACTTTACAGATTAG
- a CDS encoding YraN family protein, translated as MKSNREIGTEYEAVAAAYLQKTGYDILIHNYKNKMGEIDLIAKEGSQLVFIEVKYRKNLSKGDPAEAVDGRKQLRIRNAARGYLYFNRYGEDTSCRFDVVTILGEEIRLIKDAF; from the coding sequence TTGAAAAGTAACAGAGAAATCGGAACTGAATATGAAGCAGTCGCAGCCGCCTATCTTCAAAAAACCGGCTATGATATACTGATACATAATTATAAAAATAAAATGGGAGAAATTGATCTCATAGCAAAGGAAGGGAGCCAGCTGGTATTCATTGAAGTGAAATACCGGAAGAATCTTTCAAAGGGTGATCCGGCGGAAGCGGTTGATGGAAGAAAGCAGCTGCGAATCAGAAACGCTGCCAGAGGCTACTTGTATTTTAACCGCTACGGAGAGGACACATCCTGCAGATTTGATGTGGTAACCATATTAGGCGAGGAGATCCGTCTCATTAAAGATGCATTTTAA
- the pgeF gene encoding peptidoglycan editing factor PgeF: protein MKAMWKRAGEGSYLSYKVSEGVPYFSFPILEDTGLVKQGFSTKMGGVSEGKYATMNFTYTRGDNPEHVTENYRRMAKALSVDVEKMVLSYQTHTTNVRLVTEADAGKGIFKEREYTDVDGLITNVKGITLVTFYADCVPLYFLDPVHKAIGLSHSGWRGTVKRMGEVTVKRMGEAFGTRPEDAIACIGPSICKDCYEVGEEVILEFQKGFDQKYWEDLYTPKDNGKYWLDLWKANEIILLEAGIRREHLGVTDICTHCNSDYLFSHRTTGNDRGNLAAFLSLSE from the coding sequence ATGAAAGCTATGTGGAAACGTGCAGGAGAAGGAAGCTATTTAAGTTATAAGGTCTCAGAAGGGGTTCCTTACTTTTCATTCCCCATACTGGAAGACACAGGTCTTGTAAAACAGGGATTTTCCACGAAAATGGGAGGGGTCAGTGAAGGCAAGTACGCGACCATGAATTTCACCTATACCAGAGGTGATAATCCAGAGCATGTGACTGAAAACTACAGACGGATGGCTAAGGCTCTTTCCGTTGATGTGGAAAAGATGGTGTTATCCTATCAGACCCATACCACCAATGTAAGGCTTGTAACGGAAGCTGACGCTGGGAAAGGCATTTTCAAAGAAAGAGAATACACGGATGTGGACGGGTTAATCACCAATGTTAAAGGAATTACCCTTGTTACCTTTTATGCGGACTGTGTACCCTTATACTTCTTAGACCCGGTTCACAAGGCAATCGGTTTAAGCCACTCAGGCTGGAGAGGGACCGTAAAAAGAATGGGGGAAGTGACGGTAAAAAGGATGGGGGAAGCCTTTGGTACCAGACCAGAGGATGCTATCGCATGCATCGGTCCCAGTATTTGTAAAGACTGCTACGAAGTGGGAGAAGAAGTGATCCTTGAGTTTCAAAAGGGATTTGACCAGAAATACTGGGAAGATCTATACACCCCGAAAGATAACGGCAAATACTGGCTGGATCTGTGGAAAGCCAACGAAATTATACTTTTGGAAGCTGGAATCAGGAGAGAACATTTGGGAGTTACAGACATCTGCACTCATTGTAACTCAGATTATTTGTTTTCTCACCGGACTACAGGCAATGATAGGGGCAATTTGGCTGCATTCCTTTCTCTGTCAGAGTGA
- a CDS encoding ribose-phosphate pyrophosphokinase, whose amino-acid sequence MANDYVFKDQLPVAPLKLAALESCRELAEKVNDHIVGFRRNDIEELKRREADLHYRGYDVNSYLLDCECPRFGSGEAKGIIKESVRGTDVFAMVDVTNYSIPYTVNGYINHMSPDDHFQDLKRILGASCATAHRVSVIMPFLYESRQHKRTKRESLDCAMALEELVHMGVSNIITFDAHDPRVQNAIPLSGFDNFMPTYQFIKAVLKQYPDLKIDKENMMVISPDEGAMDRAVYLANNLSVDMGMFYKRRDYSKVVGGRNPIVAHEFLGASVEGKTVLIVDDMISSGESMLDTAKELKERKADKVIVCCTFGLFTNGLEKFDDYYSKGYIDRVVTTNLNYRPAELLDREWYVEADISKYMAAIVNSLNHDVPISTALSSTEKIQNLLKKYKA is encoded by the coding sequence ATGGCAAATGATTATGTATTTAAAGACCAACTGCCTGTTGCGCCCTTAAAACTTGCGGCACTGGAAAGCTGCCGGGAACTGGCTGAAAAAGTAAACGACCACATTGTAGGTTTCCGCAGAAACGACATCGAAGAATTAAAGCGTCGTGAGGCTGATCTTCACTACCGCGGATACGATGTAAATTCCTATCTTCTTGACTGCGAATGTCCACGCTTTGGAAGCGGAGAAGCGAAAGGAATTATCAAAGAATCTGTTCGTGGAACGGATGTTTTTGCTATGGTAGATGTAACAAATTATAGTATACCCTATACAGTCAATGGTTATATCAACCACATGTCACCAGATGATCATTTTCAGGATTTAAAGCGAATTCTGGGAGCATCCTGCGCAACAGCACACAGAGTCAGCGTAATCATGCCCTTCCTTTATGAGAGCCGCCAGCACAAAAGAACCAAAAGAGAATCTTTAGACTGTGCCATGGCTTTGGAAGAACTTGTACACATGGGAGTCAGCAATATTATCACCTTTGATGCTCATGATCCAAGAGTTCAAAACGCGATTCCATTAAGCGGATTTGACAATTTCATGCCTACGTATCAGTTTATCAAGGCAGTATTAAAGCAGTATCCGGATCTTAAGATTGACAAAGAGAACATGATGGTTATAAGCCCTGATGAAGGTGCTATGGATCGTGCCGTTTATCTTGCCAACAACTTAAGTGTTGATATGGGTATGTTCTATAAGAGAAGAGATTACTCTAAAGTAGTAGGCGGACGTAACCCGATTGTTGCTCATGAATTCTTAGGTGCTTCCGTAGAAGGAAAAACCGTGCTGATCGTTGATGATATGATTTCATCCGGTGAAAGTATGCTGGATACAGCAAAAGAGTTAAAAGAGCGTAAAGCAGATAAAGTCATCGTTTGCTGTACCTTTGGACTCTTTACCAATGGCCTGGAAAAGTTTGATGATTACTACAGCAAGGGCTATATCGACCGGGTTGTGACCACCAACTTAAACTATCGTCCGGCTGAGCTGTTAGACCGTGAATGGTATGTGGAAGCTGATATCAGTAAGTATATGGCTGCGATTGTCAACTCCTTAAATCACGATGTTCCAATCAGCACAGCTTTAAGCTCCACTGAAAAAATTCAGAATCTGTTGAAAAAATATAAAGCATAG
- a CDS encoding DUF512 domain-containing protein, with product MSKRGHIIKKVDPDSIADQLELVPGDAVISIDGKELEDIFDYEYYINNESILMVVRKENGEEWELEIENQYEDLGITFENGLMSEYRTCRNNCIFCFIDQMPPGMRETLYFKDDDSRLSFLQGNYVTLTNMSEKDINRIIEFKLAPINISVHTTNPVLRCKMLHNRFAGEALSKIKQLYDAEIPMNGQIVLCKGVNDGEELERTIKDLSEYLPHMKSVSIVPVGVSKFRDGLYPLEPLNSHDASKVIDTVEKWQKKLFKAHGSHFIHVSDEFYILAGRSMPEEERYDGYVQLENGVGMTRLLEEEVTEALNKLEQDNMEEEVAIATGKLAAPYIEDHAKKIMEKFPGRKVHVYTITNVFFGEQITVAGLITGQDLISQLKDKNLGSRLLLPECMFRSGEEVFLDDLTRTDVQKALQVQVDIVKSSGQDLVQAVLGPVKENEASYDGYELKEILYE from the coding sequence ATGAGCAAAAGAGGACATATTATTAAAAAAGTCGATCCGGATTCCATCGCAGATCAGCTGGAATTAGTTCCTGGAGATGCCGTGATTTCAATAGACGGCAAGGAACTGGAAGACATTTTTGACTATGAATATTATATAAATAATGAATCCATTCTTATGGTTGTCAGAAAAGAAAACGGGGAAGAATGGGAACTTGAAATAGAAAATCAATATGAGGATCTTGGAATCACATTTGAAAATGGCTTGATGAGTGAATATCGAACTTGCCGAAATAACTGTATTTTCTGTTTTATTGATCAAATGCCTCCTGGTATGAGAGAAACACTATACTTTAAGGATGACGATTCCAGACTGTCATTTCTTCAGGGAAATTATGTGACCCTTACCAATATGAGCGAGAAGGATATCAACAGAATTATTGAGTTTAAACTGGCTCCTATTAATATATCGGTTCATACCACCAATCCTGTTTTACGCTGCAAGATGCTTCACAACCGTTTTGCAGGAGAAGCTCTTTCAAAAATCAAGCAGCTTTACGATGCCGAGATTCCAATGAATGGGCAGATTGTTCTATGTAAAGGAGTCAATGACGGAGAAGAGCTTGAGAGGACGATTAAGGACTTATCAGAGTACCTTCCCCATATGAAGAGCGTATCCATCGTCCCTGTTGGTGTATCCAAATTCCGTGACGGCTTATATCCCTTGGAACCATTAAACAGCCATGATGCAAGTAAGGTAATCGATACCGTAGAGAAGTGGCAAAAGAAGCTTTTTAAAGCTCACGGCAGCCACTTTATCCATGTCAGTGATGAGTTTTATATTTTGGCGGGACGTTCCATGCCGGAAGAAGAACGATACGACGGTTACGTTCAGCTGGAAAATGGTGTGGGAATGACCAGGCTTTTGGAGGAAGAGGTCACAGAAGCCTTAAATAAGCTGGAACAGGATAATATGGAAGAAGAGGTTGCTATTGCCACAGGAAAACTGGCTGCCCCGTATATAGAAGATCATGCAAAAAAAATCATGGAGAAATTTCCAGGAAGAAAGGTTCATGTATACACCATTACCAATGTTTTTTTCGGAGAGCAGATTACAGTGGCAGGTCTGATTACCGGCCAGGACTTAATCAGTCAATTAAAGGATAAAAACCTTGGAAGCAGACTTCTGCTTCCGGAATGTATGTTCCGCAGCGGAGAAGAAGTATTTCTCGATGACCTGACACGGACCGATGTACAAAAAGCTTTACAAGTACAGGTAGATATTGTAAAATCAAGCGGTCAGGATTTAGTACAGGCTGTTTTGGGGCCGGTAAAAGAGAACGAAGCTTCTTATGACGGATACGAATTAAAGGAGATATTATATGAGTAA
- the der gene encoding ribosome biogenesis GTPase Der, protein MSKPIVAIVGRPNVGKSTLFNVLAGDTISIVKDTPGVTRDRIYADCSWLDRNFTLIDTGGIEPDSKDIILSQMREQAEIAIATADVIVFIVDVRQGLVDSDSKVADMLRKSKKPVILAVNKVDSFQKFGNDVYEFYNLGMGDPVPVSAASRLGLGELLDEIIKHFGEAEEGEDEDDRPRIAIVGKPNVGKSSIINQLLGENRVIVSNIAGTTRDAVDTEIVHNGTEYVFIDTAGLRRKSKIKEELERYSIIRTVTAVERADVVVVVIDAEEGVTEQDAKIAGIAHDRGKGIIVAVNKWDAIEKHDKTIYEYTNNIKNTLSFMPYAEFAFISAKTGQRMNKLFELIDMVRENQTLRVATGVLNEIMTEAVALQQPPSDKGKRLRLYYITQVAVKPPTFVIFVNDKELTHFSYTRYIENRIRESFGFKGTSLKIIYRERSGKDQ, encoded by the coding sequence ATGAGTAAACCAATCGTTGCCATCGTAGGCCGACCGAATGTAGGGAAGTCTACGCTGTTTAATGTTTTAGCTGGCGATACCATTTCTATTGTAAAAGATACGCCAGGGGTCACCAGAGACAGAATCTATGCGGACTGTAGCTGGCTGGACCGAAATTTCACCCTGATCGATACCGGCGGTATTGAACCGGACAGCAAGGATATCATTCTGTCCCAGATGCGGGAACAGGCGGAGATTGCCATTGCTACTGCTGATGTAATTGTATTTATTGTGGATGTACGCCAGGGTCTTGTGGATTCCGACTCAAAGGTTGCAGACATGCTTAGAAAATCAAAAAAACCAGTGATTCTTGCAGTTAATAAGGTAGACAGCTTCCAGAAGTTCGGCAATGATGTCTATGAATTCTACAATCTGGGAATGGGTGATCCGGTTCCAGTATCCGCAGCCTCAAGACTTGGTCTGGGTGAGCTTTTAGATGAAATCATCAAGCATTTTGGTGAGGCAGAAGAGGGCGAGGATGAGGATGACCGTCCAAGAATTGCTATCGTTGGGAAACCTAACGTAGGTAAATCTTCTATTATAAATCAGCTTCTGGGAGAAAACCGTGTTATTGTTTCCAATATTGCCGGTACCACCAGAGATGCTGTGGATACGGAAATCGTTCACAATGGAACAGAATATGTGTTTATTGATACAGCCGGCCTAAGACGTAAGAGCAAGATTAAAGAGGAACTGGAACGTTATAGCATTATCCGTACCGTAACGGCCGTAGAGCGTGCTGACGTGGTGGTCGTGGTAATTGATGCGGAGGAAGGCGTTACCGAGCAGGATGCCAAGATTGCAGGCATTGCCCATGACCGGGGAAAAGGTATTATTGTGGCTGTGAATAAATGGGATGCCATTGAAAAACATGACAAGACCATTTACGAATATACCAACAATATTAAAAACACCCTTTCCTTTATGCCTTATGCAGAATTCGCTTTTATCTCTGCAAAGACAGGGCAGAGAATGAATAAACTTTTTGAACTGATTGATATGGTTCGTGAGAACCAGACTCTCAGGGTCGCTACAGGCGTGTTAAATGAAATTATGACTGAGGCAGTAGCTCTTCAGCAGCCGCCGTCTGACAAAGGAAAGAGACTTAGACTATATTATATCACCCAGGTTGCTGTTAAGCCGCCGACCTTTGTAATCTTTGTCAATGACAAGGAACTGACCCATTTCTCTTATACAAGATATATTGAAAATAGGATTCGGGAATCCTTTGGTTTTAAAGGAACATCCCTTAAAATTATTTATAGAGAAAGAAGCGGAAAGGATCAATAG
- the plsY gene encoding glycerol-3-phosphate 1-O-acyltransferase PlsY, with amino-acid sequence MERIICLLAGYLFGLIQTGYLYGKAHKIDIRNHGSGNSGTTNALRVMGAKAGAVVFFGDFLKSLLPCLLVRVIFKDKPEMVYLLMMYTGLGVILGHNYPFYLKFKGGKGIAATAGLIVATDLRMTLLCFVAFLSIVIITRYVSLGSLVVAVILFTWLAAFATLGAYGIDQGLLFEFYIITALISGLAFWRHRANIGRLVRGTENKISLNFGKK; translated from the coding sequence ATGGAAAGAATTATCTGTCTTTTGGCTGGTTATTTATTTGGTTTAATACAGACCGGTTATCTTTACGGTAAAGCACATAAGATTGATATCCGTAACCATGGAAGTGGAAACTCCGGTACTACCAATGCCTTACGGGTCATGGGGGCAAAGGCAGGAGCAGTGGTGTTTTTTGGAGATTTCTTAAAATCCCTGCTCCCCTGCCTCCTGGTCCGGGTGATCTTTAAAGACAAACCAGAGATGGTGTATTTACTGATGATGTATACAGGCTTAGGAGTTATTTTGGGCCATAACTATCCCTTTTATTTGAAATTTAAAGGGGGAAAGGGCATTGCGGCTACCGCTGGCTTAATTGTAGCTACCGATTTACGTATGACGCTTTTATGCTTCGTAGCCTTTTTGTCTATCGTAATCATTACCAGATACGTTTCCTTAGGCTCTCTTGTAGTGGCGGTCATACTGTTTACCTGGCTGGCTGCTTTTGCCACTTTAGGTGCTTATGGAATTGATCAGGGGCTGCTTTTCGAGTTCTACATAATAACAGCTTTGATCAGCGGATTGGCGTTTTGGCGTCATCGGGCAAATATTGGACGTCTTGTCCGTGGTACAGAGAATAAAATCTCCCTAAACTTTGGAAAAAAATAA
- a CDS encoding NAD(P)H-dependent glycerol-3-phosphate dehydrogenase: MAKIGIIGSGSWGIALASLLYNNKHEVTVWSALPEEIVEMKTTRRHHTLPELVLPEDMAFTEDLEEAMTGRDILVTAVPSIYVRSTAKKMNPYCRYGQVVVNVAKGIEESTLMTLSEILEEELPMADVAVLSGPSHAEEVSRGLPTTCVAGARTRKTAEYIQGIFMHEVFRVYTSPDIHGIEIGGSLKNVIALAAGIADGLGYGDNTKAALITRGITEISRLGTSMGGKFQTFCGLSGIGDLIVTCASMHSRNRRAGILIGQGKTMEEATKEVKMVVEGIYSAKAALALSEKYEVSMPIVEQVNEVLFNNKSASDAVKDLMLRDKTIESSDLPWED, translated from the coding sequence ATGGCAAAAATTGGAATAATCGGATCGGGAAGCTGGGGTATTGCTTTGGCATCTCTTCTATATAATAATAAGCATGAGGTGACGGTTTGGTCGGCACTTCCAGAAGAGATTGTTGAGATGAAAACGACGAGGAGACATCATACTCTTCCAGAGCTGGTACTTCCAGAGGATATGGCCTTTACAGAAGACCTTGAAGAAGCCATGACTGGACGGGACATTCTGGTTACTGCGGTTCCTTCTATTTATGTCCGTTCCACAGCAAAAAAGATGAATCCGTACTGTCGGTATGGCCAGGTAGTTGTCAATGTTGCAAAAGGCATTGAAGAATCCACGCTTATGACCCTTTCAGAAATATTGGAAGAAGAGCTTCCCATGGCAGATGTGGCAGTCTTATCTGGCCCAAGCCATGCCGAAGAGGTGAGCAGAGGATTACCAACCACTTGTGTGGCAGGTGCCCGTACCAGAAAGACAGCAGAATACATTCAGGGAATTTTTATGCATGAAGTGTTCCGGGTCTATACAAGCCCGGATATCCATGGAATAGAAATAGGCGGTTCTTTAAAAAATGTCATTGCACTTGCAGCCGGAATCGCTGACGGACTTGGCTATGGAGATAATACGAAAGCAGCTCTCATTACAAGAGGCATTACTGAGATCTCCAGACTTGGCACTTCCATGGGCGGTAAGTTCCAGACCTTCTGCGGACTTTCCGGCATCGGTGACCTGATTGTTACCTGTGCCAGCATGCACAGCAGAAACAGAAGAGCCGGTATTTTAATCGGTCAGGGAAAAACCATGGAAGAGGCAACAAAGGAAGTCAAGATGGTGGTAGAAGGTATTTACTCTGCCAAAGCTGCGCTTGCTCTCTCTGAAAAATACGAAGTTTCCATGCCTATTGTGGAACAGGTAAATGAAGTTTTATTTAACAATAAATCTGCTTCTGATGCGGTGAAAGATCTTATGCTTCGTGATAAGACAATCGAAAGTTCCGACCTCCCGTGGGAAGATTAA